A single Phoenix dactylifera cultivar Barhee BC4 chromosome 1, palm_55x_up_171113_PBpolish2nd_filt_p, whole genome shotgun sequence DNA region contains:
- the LOC103724252 gene encoding serine/threonine-protein kinase VPS15 isoform X3 — MILHMIQLDPESRLSCESYLQSYASAIFPSYFSPFLHGFFSWLIPLDSDSRVAVTQNAFHKILEYMTSSRSTEEIVSESSTGPKLMNNEPFQQMEGGRRSMSSTRGSVKNKGELEEGLACDQLVGDITSLLRGVEQGYHHSHTKATEEGVPCAVANCSDTVSALSSQQLKHSRQQNLSDSKGYRERETPLLRKILKSDLNSLMAGYDSQSDTYGMPFFPRTECQMRCEGMVLIASLLCSCIRSVKQPQLRRGGILLLKASSLYIDDEDRLQHILPYVIAMLSDPAAIVRSAAVETLCDILPLVRDFPPSDAMIFPEYILPMLSMLPDDPEESVRICYASNIFKIALTAYRFLIQSWSLADVGSVDKSSLTHKPQSLATESPRKKHSDKNDTQLSQLRKSVAEIVQELVMGPKQTPNIRRALLQDIGHLCYFFGHRQSNDFLLPILPAFLNDRDEQLRAVFYGQIIFVCYFVGQRSVEEYLLPYIEQALSDDMEAVIVNALECLSLLCKSGFLRKRILLAMFEKAFPLLCYPIQWVRRSAVAFIAASCENLGPVDSYVYLSPVLRPFFHREPASLSSEASLLSCLKPPVSKVVFYQVLENARSSDMLERQRKIWYNSSTYSNQWETIEHTRRVTGDRNSRKSSGTKEFSAQGGRYASGVTQNASLPVGEDVAKLRTGNSFQNASGTLDIRDSFSSDKLQFSGFISPHVTSGNNSLCDGPSEGIPLYSVCMDKRAVGAASVGSESSLQLNSKGVAASCMPWLEPVNKPFGLSNSVPPKLVSGSFFNISKNSMQVPKPVQDLEGKDSDQSAYVTSRFQDVTIGDTSKGSSSMTGDDTSLSDVTGLPSFARTSSVPDTGWKPRGVLVAHLQEHRSAVNDIAISNDHTFFVSASDDSTVKIWDTRKLEKDISFRSRLTYPLDGSRALCTSMLRGTAQVVVGASDGTMHLFSVDYISRGLGSVIERYSGIADIKKKEIGEGAILSLLNCSTIDSFISQTVLFSTQHCGIHLWDTRTNLEAWKFKAVPEEGYISSLVMSQCGNWFVSGSSRGVLTLWDLRFLLPVNSWHYSLACPVEKMCLLVPPSNSMSAMARPLVYIAAGCNEVSLWNAENGTCHQVFRTSGESEAEMSNVPQALARPPYKPTCKQDVKRNDNSKYRIDELNEPAPRLPGIHSLLPLPGGDLLTGGTDLKIRYWDHTSPDRSYCICGPSTKGIGNDEHYDIRSSFGVQVVQESHKRPGAPKLTQKALLAAAATDSAGCHRDSVLSLASVKLNQRLLISSSRDGAIKVWK, encoded by the exons ATGATACTTCACATGATTCAGTTAGACCCAGAATCAAGGCTGTCATGTGAAAGCTATTTGCAAAGTTATGCATCTGCTATATTCCCAAGTTATTTCTCACCGTTCCTGCATGGATTCTTTTCCTGGTTGattcctcttgattcagattcAAGG GTTGCAGTGACGCAGAATGCTTTCCACAAGATACTTGAGTACATGACAAGCAGTAGATCAACTGAGGAAATTGTTTCCGAGTCGTCCACAGGTCCCAAACTAATGAATaatgaaccttttcagcagatGGAAGGTGGGAGAAGAAGCATGAGTTCAACAAGGGGCTCTGTTAAGAATAAAGGAGAGTTAGAAGAAGGCCTAGCTTGCGACCAGCTTGTTGGAGATATCACTTCTCTTCTCAGGGGAGTAGAACAAGGATACCATCATTCACATACAAAGGCTACAGAGGAAGGTGTACCATGTGCTGTTGCAAACTGCTCCGATACAGTCTCTGCTTTGTCTTCACAACAATTAAAGCACTCAAGGCAGCAAAATTTAAGTGATTCCAAGGGGTACAGGGAGCGAGAAACACCGCTTTTGAGAAAAATTCTGAAAAGCGACTTGAATTCTTTAATGGCTGGATACGATAGTCAGTCGGATACATATGGAATGCCCTTTTTTCCAAGAACAGAATGTCAAATGAGATGTGAAGGTATGGTCCTAATTGCGTCCTTACTTTGCTCGTGCATACGAAGTGTCAAGCAGCCACAGCTGAGAAGAGGGGGTATACTTCTGCTAAAGGCATCTTCCCTATACATTGATGATGAAGATCGCTTGCAACATATACTTCCCTATGTTATTGCAATGCTTTCCGATCCTGCAGCAATTGTGCGTAGTGCTGCTGTGGAAACATTATGTGATATTTTGCCTCTTGTCCGAGATTTCCCTCCTAGTGATGCAATGATATTTCCTGAGTATATCCTTCCAATGCTATCAATGCTTCCTGATGATCCAGAGGAAAGTGTTCGGATTTGTTATGCTAGCAACATATTTAAAATTGCTCTAACGGCTTACAGATTCTTAATTCAATCTTGGAGTTTAGCTGATGTAGGATCTGTTGATAAATCCAGTCTAACTCATAAGCCACAATCTCTTGCTACAGAATCACCAAGAAAAAAGCATAGTGACAAAAATGACACTCAACTTTCACAGTTGAGGAAATCTGTAGCTGAAATTGTGCAAGAACTAGTGATGGGACCAAAACAAACTCCAAATATACGTCGAGCTCTCCTGCAGGATATTGGTCATTTATGTTACTTCTTTGGTCATAGGCAAAGTAATGACTTCTTGCTGCCCATTCTCCCAGCATTTCTTAATGATCGAGATGAGCAGTTGCGGGCAGTTTTTTATGGGCAGATAATTTTTGTCTGCTATTTTGTCGGTCAGAGAAGTGTGGAGGAATATCTTTTGCCTTATATTGAGCAGGCACTTAGTGACGATATGGAGGCTGTCATTGTTAATGCATTGGAATGCTTGTCCTTGCTGTGCAAAAGTGGTTTCCTAAGAAAGAGGATACTTCTGGCCATGTTTGAGAAAGCGTTTCCCTTGCTTTGTTATCCAATCCAGTGGGTAAGAAGGTCAGCTGTTGCTTTTATTGCAGCGAGTTGTGAAAACTTAGGACCTGTAGATTCTTATGTGTACCTTTCTCCAGTTTTACGCCCTTTCTTTCACAGAGAGCCAGCTTCTTTATCTTCTGAGGCATCTCTCCTGTCATGTCTTAAGCCTCCAGTCTCGAAAGTGGTTTTCTATCAAGTTCTGGAGAATGCAAGGAGCTCTGATATGTTGGAAAGACAGAGAAAGATATGGTATAACTCATCCACCTATTCAAATCAGTGGGAAACTATTGAACACACTAGGAGGGTAACAGGAGATCGGAACTCCAGGAAGAGTTCTGGTACTAAAGAATTCAGTGCTCAAGGTGGCAGATATGCCAGTGGTGTGACCCAGAATGCATCTCTACCTGTTGGTGAAGATGTTGCCAAATTGAGAACAGGAAATTCTTTCCAGAATGCCTCTGGCACACTGGATATTAGAGATTCTTTTTCTTCTGATAAGTTGCAATTTTCTGGCTTCATTTCTCCACATGTCACTTCTGGAAATAATTCCCTTTGCGATGGACCATCTGAAGGCATACCATTGTATTCTGTTTGCATGGATAAGCGTGCAGTGGGAGCAGCATCTGTAGGTTCTGAGTCTTCATTGCAATTGAATTCTAAAGGAGTAGCTGCATCATGCATGCCTTGGTTGGAGCCTGTTAACAAGCCATTTGGGTTGTCTAATTCAGTTCCGCCTAAGCTTGTTTCAGGCTCTTTCTTCAACATCAGTAAGAACTCTATGCAGGTCCCAAAACCAGTGCAAGATTTAGAGGGTAAGGACAGCGATCAATCTGCTTATGTCACCAGCAGGTTCCAGGATGTCACAATTGGTGATACCTCGAAGGGCAGCTCATCTATGACTGGAGATGATACCTCACTGTCAGATGTAACTGGGCTGCCTTCCTTTGCCAGAACATCATCTGTTCCAGACACAGGATGGAAGCCTCGTGGAGTCTTAGTGGCACATCTCCAGGAGCACCGCTCTGCTGTGAATGACATAGCCATATCAAATGACCACACCTTTTTTGTAAGTGCCTCAGATGACTCCACTGTGAAAATATGGGATACTAGAAAGTTGGAAAAGGACATCTCTTTCCGATCTAGGTTAACCTATCCACTGGATGGCAGTCGGGCTTTATGTACATCGATGCTTCGTGGTACTGCACAAGTAGTAGTTGGAGCAAGTGATGGAACGATGCACTTGTTCTCTGTTGATTACATATCAAGAGGGTTGGGCAGTGTAATTGAAAGGTACTCTGGCATTGCTGATATTAAGAAGAAAGAGATTGGAGAAGGTGCAATTCTTAGCCTCTTAAACTGCTCTACTATTGATAGTTTTATCAGTCAGACTGTTCTATTCAGTACCCAACATTGTGGAATTCATCTCTGGGATACTCGGACGAATTTAGAAGCATGGAAATTTAAAGCTGTACCTGAGGAGGGATACATCTCTTCTCTTGTGATGAGTCAATGTGGGAATTGGTTTGTATCAGGCTCGTCAAGGGGTGTGCTTACTTTGTGGGATTTGAGGTTCCTTTTGCCTGTTAACTCATGGCACTATTCTTTGGCATGCCCTGTGGAGAAAATGTGTTTGCTAGTCCCACCATCAAACTCCATGTCTGCTATGGCAAGACCATTAGTTTACATTGCTGCTGGCTGCAATGAAGTTTCCCTCTGGAACGCAGAGAATGGGACCTGCCACCAG GTATTCAGAACAAGTGGTGAGAGTGAAGCTGAAATGTCCAATGTGCCTCAGGCACTTGCAAGGCCTCCTTACAAGCCTACTTGTAAACAAGATGTCAAACGAAATGACAACTCCAAATATAGAATTGATGAGTTGAACGAACCTGCCCCTCGTCTTCCTGGTATCCACTCATTGCTTCCTTTGCCTGGGGGAGATCTGTTGACCGGAGGAACAGACTTGAAGATTCGCTATTGGGACCATACCAG CCCTGATCGAAGTTACTGCATCTGTGGTCCATCAACAAAGGGCATCGGGAATGATGAGCACTACGATATAAGATCTAGTTTCGGGGTTCAAGTTGTGCAG GAGTCGCATAAACGTCCTGGGGCACCTAAATTGACTCAGAAGGCTCTCCTTGCTGCGGCTGCCACTGACTCTGCTGGCTGTCACCGTGACTCTGTGCTCTCATTGGCCTCTGTCAAGTTAAACCAAAGGCTGTTGATATCCAGTAGCAGAGATGGTGCTATTAAGGTTTGGAAATAG